A portion of the Microlunatus phosphovorus NM-1 genome contains these proteins:
- a CDS encoding Coenzyme F420 hydrogenase/dehydrogenase, beta subunit C-terminal domain produces MRMFESSAVNSKPSGLDTIRDVVDAHLCCGCGACAYLEPDQFRMDEVPGVGRRPLQIVGVTGGPTPEAVAACPGRRLAHPPEVLVDSPFGGAWGPVLGVYECWATDDELRYRGSSGGVISALAVHALESGSAVGTLGVRARRDAPLLNETVLNRSREDVLNSAGSRYAPASPCQRLDLVENAEGPCVVVGKPCDIAATRSAATLRPALGDKVALTIGIFCAGTPSTQATEQVIASLGLDPASTVRVDYRGEGWPGSFRVETSDGRRGETTYAEAWGGTLAKHRQWRCQICPDHTGEFADLSVGDPWYREVAEDEPGRSLVVVRTSRGQAALDRALRDGALQGGPIATQYLPEAQPHLQMARGAVWARVLTMRLAGLRTPLYENLPSARLWWALSFKRKRSSVLGTVRRIVSRGLRRPEPGRGDLEQP; encoded by the coding sequence ATGCGAATGTTCGAGTCTAGTGCCGTGAATTCGAAGCCTTCGGGTCTTGATACGATCCGGGATGTTGTAGATGCGCATTTGTGTTGCGGATGCGGAGCCTGCGCATATCTAGAGCCGGACCAATTTCGTATGGACGAGGTCCCTGGTGTGGGCCGACGCCCTCTTCAGATCGTCGGAGTAACCGGGGGCCCAACACCCGAAGCGGTGGCGGCTTGCCCGGGACGGAGGCTCGCCCACCCACCAGAAGTCTTGGTTGATTCCCCCTTCGGAGGCGCATGGGGGCCGGTGTTGGGCGTATATGAATGTTGGGCCACGGATGATGAGTTGCGATATCGAGGATCCTCTGGGGGAGTGATCAGTGCTCTTGCTGTCCACGCACTCGAATCTGGCTCCGCTGTCGGGACGCTGGGCGTGAGGGCTCGCCGAGACGCCCCGCTTCTAAATGAGACAGTTCTGAATCGATCTCGCGAAGATGTCTTGAACTCGGCTGGATCCAGATATGCGCCGGCGAGCCCTTGCCAGCGATTGGATCTTGTGGAGAACGCTGAAGGGCCATGCGTCGTTGTTGGGAAACCGTGCGACATTGCCGCAACCCGATCGGCGGCCACTCTCCGGCCGGCGCTGGGGGACAAGGTCGCGTTGACTATTGGCATCTTCTGCGCGGGGACTCCTTCAACCCAGGCCACCGAACAGGTCATTGCATCCCTAGGACTCGATCCAGCCAGCACCGTGCGCGTGGACTACCGAGGAGAGGGTTGGCCTGGCAGTTTTCGAGTCGAAACGAGCGATGGACGTCGTGGTGAGACTACCTATGCTGAGGCGTGGGGCGGGACGTTGGCGAAGCACCGTCAGTGGCGCTGCCAGATCTGTCCCGACCACACCGGAGAGTTCGCCGACCTATCGGTCGGTGACCCCTGGTACCGCGAGGTCGCCGAGGACGAGCCAGGCCGATCGCTAGTCGTTGTCCGTACCTCTAGGGGCCAAGCGGCGCTTGATCGGGCACTACGTGATGGAGCATTGCAGGGCGGTCCGATCGCCACCCAGTACCTACCAGAAGCTCAGCCCCACCTGCAGATGGCCCGTGGCGCCGTATGGGCGCGTGTCCTCACCATGCGACTGGCCGGGTTACGGACCCCGTTGTACGAGAACCTGCCGTCGGCACGGTTGTGGTGGGCGCTGTCGTTCAAGCGTAAGCGCAGTTCCGTGCTGGGGACGGTGCGGCGAATCGTCAGCAGGGGCTTGCGTCGTCCGGAGCCCGGACGAGGGGACCTTGAACAGCCCTGA
- a CDS encoding nucleotidyltransferase domain-containing protein: MDEFVDAARLHRIAPLAHVVTREVAPSVSQLLKPDRDRAFAKNLAACALLAELTRLLGDIPWVTFKGASLSMASHPVPGLRSFNDIDVLTSPVHLRHACERLAAAGWTLLDREDMLAARPAPGEMHWISPNGFLVDLHWSMINREPRRVRFRIPDAKLIDRRRNQTLGFVDVPVLDHCDALIHTCVHAALDGANRLLQLVDADGLVRETTDWATVTTRAREWRASAQVWLVLSRCRGVLGTPLPSNLAEALGVPTTLQRFLTAVDRVAPITSIRSEHGLARLVARALRPALGATAIALVHNVALGVRDRIKRPALRKNRVPASAETLQAFLTDVEMTNANVRV; this comes from the coding sequence GTGGACGAGTTCGTCGATGCTGCGCGACTACACCGGATTGCGCCACTTGCGCATGTGGTGACCCGCGAGGTGGCGCCGAGCGTTTCGCAGTTGCTGAAGCCGGACCGAGATCGGGCCTTCGCCAAGAATCTCGCCGCATGCGCCCTGCTGGCCGAGCTCACCCGCCTGCTAGGAGATATTCCCTGGGTGACCTTTAAGGGCGCATCCCTGTCGATGGCTTCACACCCAGTCCCAGGGCTGCGCTCCTTCAATGACATTGATGTACTGACTTCACCGGTGCATCTACGCCACGCCTGCGAGCGGCTCGCGGCGGCAGGATGGACGTTGTTGGATCGCGAGGATATGCTCGCCGCTCGTCCGGCTCCAGGTGAGATGCACTGGATAAGCCCGAACGGCTTCTTGGTCGATCTTCACTGGTCTATGATCAACCGCGAGCCGCGCCGAGTCCGCTTCCGCATACCCGACGCAAAGCTCATCGATCGACGAAGAAATCAGACGCTGGGTTTCGTTGACGTGCCAGTGCTGGACCACTGCGATGCGTTGATCCATACCTGCGTACACGCGGCGCTCGACGGAGCCAACCGGTTGCTACAGTTGGTGGACGCTGATGGCTTGGTGCGTGAGACTACCGATTGGGCAACGGTCACCACTCGTGCGCGGGAATGGCGAGCGAGCGCGCAGGTCTGGCTAGTGTTGAGTCGGTGCCGTGGTGTACTTGGGACTCCGTTGCCGTCCAATTTGGCCGAAGCGCTCGGTGTGCCCACCACATTGCAAAGATTCTTGACGGCGGTGGATCGCGTGGCGCCTATCACATCAATCCGATCGGAGCACGGTCTGGCCCGATTGGTGGCACGCGCACTTCGCCCCGCGCTCGGCGCGACAGCTATTGCTCTAGTGCATAATGTTGCACTGGGTGTCCGGGATCGAATCAAGCGTCCGGCCTTGCGGAAGAACCGTGTCCCCGCTTCCGCAGAGACATTACAAGCATTCCTGACAGACGTTGAGATGACAAATGCGAATGTTCGAGTCTAG
- a CDS encoding acetyltransferase produces the protein MVRRLLKPRPSGLPPAQRLDRRKDLKQFAIGRYAWGHLTVSNRTPGSRLEVGQFCSFAYGVHILLGGEHRTDFVSTYRFPAYEEFRGDAGHLAARSSVSRGSVKVGNDVWIGNEALILSGVTIGDGAVIGARSVVRQDVPAYAIVAGNPGRVAGYRFSREQIEALLRIKWWDWPVAKISDALELMMSDDIQGFIDAHSSTSQDGG, from the coding sequence ATGGTCCGACGGCTGCTGAAGCCTCGACCCTCGGGTCTGCCGCCTGCACAGCGGCTCGACCGTCGCAAGGATCTCAAGCAGTTCGCGATTGGACGTTATGCCTGGGGTCACTTAACAGTGTCGAATCGGACGCCTGGATCGCGACTGGAGGTGGGTCAGTTCTGCTCCTTTGCGTACGGAGTGCACATTCTCCTGGGTGGCGAGCATCGAACTGATTTCGTGTCAACATACCGTTTCCCCGCGTATGAGGAATTTCGAGGTGACGCCGGCCATCTCGCGGCGAGGTCCAGTGTCAGTCGCGGAAGTGTCAAGGTTGGCAACGATGTCTGGATCGGCAACGAGGCGCTCATCCTGTCGGGGGTTACCATCGGGGATGGTGCGGTGATCGGAGCCAGAAGCGTGGTGCGTCAGGACGTTCCTGCCTACGCTATCGTCGCTGGTAACCCTGGCCGCGTGGCCGGCTACCGCTTCTCGCGGGAGCAGATCGAGGCGCTGCTGAGGATCAAGTGGTGGGATTGGCCGGTCGCAAAGATTTCGGATGCGCTCGAACTGATGATGTCGGATGACATCCAAGGGTTTATCGACGCTCACAGTTCGACATCTCAGGACGGAGGATGA